One Desulfovibrio litoralis DSM 11393 genomic region harbors:
- a CDS encoding ABC transporter ATP-binding protein: protein MNPLIETKDLEFNKILTYPDMKIFPNQTSFITGKSGSGKSTLFKLFNKTLNPSRGKVFYNNNDIAELNTLELRKEILLVGQSVFLFDKNIRDNFSEYYTYLDKKTPNDDLIKKYLGICCADFSLDKDCISMSGGERHRVYLAICISLLPKVLLIDEPTAALDTLNSIKLIENLLNFSKENFLTMLIISHDQALTETFSQQTIKIGE from the coding sequence ATGAATCCACTAATAGAAACAAAAGATTTAGAATTTAACAAGATACTGACTTATCCCGATATGAAAATTTTTCCCAACCAAACAAGCTTTATCACAGGCAAAAGCGGAAGCGGAAAAAGCACCTTATTTAAACTATTTAATAAAACATTAAATCCAAGTCGAGGCAAAGTTTTTTACAATAACAACGATATTGCAGAACTAAACACGCTTGAGCTCAGAAAAGAAATTTTACTTGTCGGGCAATCTGTATTTTTGTTTGATAAAAATATTCGTGATAATTTTTCAGAATATTATACCTATCTTGATAAAAAAACGCCCAATGATGATTTAATAAAAAAATATTTAGGTATATGCTGTGCTGATTTTTCGCTTGATAAAGATTGTATTTCAATGTCGGGCGGAGAAAGACATAGAGTTTATCTGGCAATTTGTATTTCTTTATTGCCAAAAGTATTATTGATTGACGAACCCACCGCCGCTTTGGATACTCTAAACAGTATAAAACTTATTGAGAACCTATTGAATTTTAGTAAAGAAAATTTTCTTACTATGCTTATTATCAGCCATGATCAAGCCTTAACTGAAACATTTTCCCAGCAAACTATCAAGATTGGAGAGTAG
- a CDS encoding ABC transporter permease, giving the protein MQEVVKLSILQFSLIYLLLIIVLIIMKKSKIDQTKLLFMASIRMTLQLILAGFVLSYIFANSLPIFTILYVLAMIIFSIWRVLSKAPTLNKQFKVAVSLSIAFSGLFVIVYFVGMVINVNLFNPQYIIPISGMIFGNAMTGVSLGLKTFSETLKSGRLKNETLLNFGVSPKDILKPYVNNALETALLPTMNSMLGMGIVSLPGMMTGQILAGTEPFTAIMYQIAIMIAICTTVCLAVFSSLHFGYKTLYNENDQVINY; this is encoded by the coding sequence ATGCAAGAAGTCGTAAAACTAAGCATCTTACAATTCAGCTTGATTTACCTGCTTTTGATTATTGTTTTGATTATCATGAAAAAATCAAAAATAGATCAAACAAAACTACTGTTTATGGCAAGTATTCGCATGACTTTACAGCTTATTCTTGCCGGTTTTGTTTTATCATATATTTTTGCCAATTCCCTGCCGATTTTCACAATACTTTATGTATTAGCCATGATTATATTTTCGATTTGGCGAGTTTTATCAAAAGCTCCAACGCTTAATAAACAATTTAAGGTTGCGGTTTCTCTTTCGATTGCCTTTTCTGGTTTATTTGTAATTGTTTATTTTGTGGGAATGGTCATTAACGTAAATCTTTTTAATCCTCAATATATAATTCCCATAAGCGGTATGATTTTTGGAAACGCCATGACGGGTGTATCTCTCGGGTTAAAAACTTTTAGCGAAACATTAAAAAGCGGACGTTTAAAGAACGAAACCTTACTTAACTTTGGAGTCAGCCCAAAAGATATTTTAAAACCCTATGTTAATAATGCTCTTGAAACCGCTCTTTTACCAACTATGAACTCTATGCTCGGAATGGGAATAGTTTCGCTTCCCGGTATGATGACCGGACAAATCTTAGCGGGAACAGAACCATTTACGGCGATTATGTATCAAATTGCAATTATGATCGCTATTTGTACAACTGTTTGTTTAGCGGTTTTTTCTTCTCTCCATTTTGGTTATAAAACGCTTTACAATGAAAACGACCAAGTAATTAACTATTAA
- a CDS encoding DUF305 domain-containing protein, producing MCYSKKILLMFVSIFAFSLCSVILATAQTSTRDQMKHKEQYNDKTFLSAMVAHSRATIEIADLVLKSGKDPQVKKWAEAIKIVQLENIERMSALLIALGGVDQKAEQEMKDSMKELLTNPVSQNPDINFVSMMIDNNGMAIDMSVPAVVYSKNDKVVQLANWAIKADLQAILSYKAWLAKNTQ from the coding sequence ATGTGTTATTCGAAAAAAATATTGCTGATGTTTGTAAGCATATTTGCTTTTAGTTTGTGTTCTGTAATCTTGGCAACAGCTCAAACGAGTACTCGTGATCAAATGAAACACAAAGAACAATATAATGATAAAACATTTTTATCTGCAATGGTTGCACATAGCAGGGCTACGATTGAGATAGCAGACCTCGTTCTTAAATCAGGAAAAGACCCTCAGGTGAAAAAGTGGGCAGAAGCAATTAAAATCGTTCAACTTGAAAACATTGAAAGAATGTCGGCGTTACTTATTGCTTTAGGTGGTGTTGATCAAAAAGCAGAGCAAGAAATGAAAGATTCTATGAAAGAGTTATTAACTAACCCTGTTAGTCAAAACCCTGATATAAACTTTGTTTCCATGATGATAGACAATAATGGAATGGCGATTGATATGTCTGTTCCTGCTGTGGTTTATTCTAAAAACGATAAGGTTGTACAACTTGCTAATTGGGCGATTAAAGCTGATCTTCAAGCAATTTTGTCATATAAAGCGTGGTTGGCAAAAAATACTCAATAA
- a CDS encoding epoxyqueuosine reductase QueH, with product MSKLLLHVCCGPCAIMPILNLRQAGFEVSVYFYNPNIHPLKEYLRRRESLGLLAEKLELNVIYNDDYDTEAWLLNALDKKRFSTRCDYCYSVRLQSCYDLARSGGFDYFSSSLLYSIRQNHSAICHIAQELEANTLVDSTEKKTKFYYQDFRLGWQEGIDISKQYGLYRQNYCGCVLSENERFWKEYKKITQI from the coding sequence ATGTCTAAGCTTTTATTACACGTTTGTTGTGGTCCTTGTGCTATTATGCCAATTCTAAACCTGCGTCAGGCGGGTTTTGAGGTTTCCGTTTATTTTTATAATCCTAATATTCACCCACTTAAAGAATATTTAAGGCGAAGAGAATCTTTGGGATTATTGGCGGAAAAGCTTGAGCTAAATGTAATTTATAACGATGATTATGATACTGAAGCTTGGTTGTTAAACGCATTGGATAAAAAGCGTTTTTCAACACGCTGTGATTATTGTTATTCTGTCAGGTTGCAAAGTTGTTATGATCTTGCAAGGTCTGGCGGGTTTGATTATTTCAGTTCCAGTTTGCTTTATTCCATCAGGCAAAACCATTCTGCAATTTGTCATATTGCCCAAGAGCTAGAGGCGAATACGCTTGTTGACTCGACTGAGAAAAAAACAAAGTTTTATTATCAAGACTTTAGGTTGGGCTGGCAAGAAGGGATAGATATTTCCAAGCAATATGGCTTATATCGTCAAAATTATTGTGGCTGTGTTTTAAGTGAAAATGAGCGATTTTGGAAGGAATATAAAAAAATAACCCAAATCTGA
- a CDS encoding Rne/Rng family ribonuclease: MTKNADTLGSELESNVNTPKNIDQDKDSKTNVRDHKKDVSKPKRTYTRRTQPKVKETLTQTEQKPLSEQTNTTNNSVDSVHSVDMPSSQSTEQEAKPAKAKRSGRVPTKKKSLNTAESDNIVQELGPEASSKKTKRKSNIKNTSSPVDIASKVDNIAGKDKIVVAKPDSELSVINYELPLTISADLKNETEGNEPIFKEKSQTEQDDVSAEVSEVAGELDNSQHKKTALKRKTPFKSLKSNRKTDTKISKKRNASQIFNEYFDDDEEEDGDEIDFLFSESKELEEETRDFVRSPEDTFEHVVRWEDHAHSQKDTTSAKHKSGSLDAESDPDSQDSQIAFAEFTSADYSNDEFTNTDESYDIDVSPDDFQSFEDKAETEYDESTSEDAFNDDFGFIAEEPETDTDALDDTLDDSFDDDYDDELSEEEEEERARFHYAKRGKRKMFVSVLPEEEVEVVLAEEGQVLEYYVEMLHQAKTKGNIYKGVINNIDVNLQAAFVSYGAVKNGFLQIDEVHPEYFLSHHEPTRGRKFPPIQKVLKAGQEILVQVVKEPTGNKGAFLTSYLSIPGRFLVLTPGREQIGVSRKVDEDAERSRLRNLLEGLNPGPGLGVIVRTVSMGASKLSLRSDLQFLKRLWNDVRTKGAEEDAPCLIYQEPDLASRAVRDYLTEEVCEVWVDDEQTAEHIRGMVELLYPRRASIVKLHRDYNLSIWERFNIQKQLDQIQSRDVILPSGGRLVFDQTEALMAIDINTAKSTGKSNFESTVLRANLEAAEIIPRQLKLRDVGGQIVIDFIEMRDQNHWRTVEKTLRNAMKHDRARHDIGRISRFGLMEIVRQRLASSAISVSSEVCPHCVGTGMRRNLEWQALQAMRDINRQLRKAQANNQVKLIYQLEAELALYLLNHKRERLLDFERSYQVILELQPAPIAIA; this comes from the coding sequence ATGACTAAAAATGCAGACACACTTGGTTCAGAATTGGAATCAAATGTAAACACACCAAAAAACATTGACCAAGACAAAGACTCTAAAACTAATGTGCGTGATCATAAAAAAGATGTATCAAAACCCAAAAGAACTTATACAAGACGCACTCAACCAAAAGTAAAAGAGACTTTAACCCAAACGGAACAAAAACCCTTAAGCGAACAGACAAACACAACGAATAATTCCGTTGATTCCGTTCATTCCGTTGATATGCCAAGTTCTCAATCAACGGAACAAGAGGCTAAACCCGCCAAAGCAAAACGCAGTGGACGTGTTCCCACAAAAAAGAAAAGTTTAAACACGGCGGAAAGTGATAATATTGTTCAAGAGTTAGGCCCTGAGGCGAGTTCAAAGAAAACAAAACGCAAAAGCAATATAAAAAACACAAGTTCGCCTGTTGATATCGCAAGTAAAGTCGACAATATTGCGGGTAAAGACAAGATAGTTGTTGCTAAACCTGATAGCGAGTTGAGCGTTATCAATTATGAATTGCCGTTAACTATCTCTGCTGATTTGAAAAATGAGACGGAAGGCAACGAGCCAATCTTTAAAGAAAAATCGCAAACAGAACAAGATGATGTTTCGGCTGAAGTTTCGGAAGTAGCTGGTGAGCTTGATAATTCTCAACATAAAAAAACTGCATTAAAGAGAAAAACACCCTTCAAGTCTTTAAAAAGTAATAGAAAAACAGATACTAAAATTTCTAAAAAACGCAATGCTTCTCAAATATTCAACGAATATTTTGATGATGATGAAGAAGAAGACGGAGACGAAATAGATTTTTTATTCTCAGAATCAAAAGAGCTTGAAGAAGAAACAAGAGACTTTGTTCGTTCTCCCGAAGATACCTTTGAACATGTTGTGCGTTGGGAAGATCACGCACACTCTCAAAAAGATACGACATCGGCAAAACATAAAAGTGGAAGTTTAGACGCTGAAAGCGACCCCGACTCGCAAGACTCTCAAATTGCCTTCGCAGAATTTACTTCCGCAGATTATTCAAACGATGAATTTACCAACACCGATGAATCTTATGATATAGACGTAAGCCCCGATGATTTTCAGTCTTTTGAAGATAAAGCTGAAACAGAGTATGATGAGTCTACTTCAGAAGATGCATTTAATGATGACTTTGGTTTTATCGCCGAAGAGCCAGAAACCGATACAGACGCTTTAGATGACACTTTAGATGATTCTTTTGATGATGATTATGATGATGAGCTAAGTGAAGAAGAAGAGGAAGAAAGAGCTCGTTTTCATTATGCCAAGCGTGGCAAGCGTAAAATGTTTGTTAGCGTTTTACCAGAAGAAGAAGTTGAAGTTGTTCTTGCCGAAGAAGGTCAGGTTTTAGAATATTATGTTGAAATGTTACATCAGGCAAAGACCAAAGGTAATATTTACAAAGGGGTTATCAATAATATAGATGTTAACCTCCAAGCGGCTTTTGTCTCTTATGGTGCTGTGAAAAACGGATTTTTACAGATAGACGAAGTTCACCCGGAATACTTTTTATCACATCATGAACCGACTCGTGGGCGTAAATTTCCACCTATTCAAAAAGTTTTAAAAGCAGGACAAGAAATTTTAGTTCAGGTCGTGAAAGAACCAACCGGAAACAAAGGGGCTTTTTTAACTTCTTATTTATCTATTCCGGGACGTTTTTTAGTACTGACTCCCGGGCGTGAGCAAATTGGCGTTTCTCGTAAAGTTGACGAAGATGCCGAACGTTCACGTTTGCGTAACCTTTTGGAAGGGCTTAACCCCGGACCGGGTTTAGGGGTTATTGTGCGTACTGTAAGCATGGGGGCAAGCAAACTCAGCCTTCGTAGCGACTTACAATTTTTAAAACGTCTTTGGAATGACGTAAGAACAAAAGGAGCAGAGGAAGACGCACCTTGCCTAATTTATCAAGAGCCTGACCTTGCTTCAAGAGCTGTTCGAGACTATTTGACCGAAGAAGTTTGTGAGGTCTGGGTTGATGATGAACAAACCGCCGAACATATTCGTGGTATGGTAGAACTCTTATATCCTCGCCGTGCAAGTATTGTAAAACTTCATAGAGATTACAACCTGAGTATTTGGGAGCGTTTTAACATTCAAAAACAATTAGACCAAATTCAGTCGAGAGATGTAATTTTGCCTTCAGGTGGCAGGCTTGTGTTTGACCAAACAGAAGCCTTAATGGCGATAGATATTAACACAGCCAAATCAACGGGAAAAAGCAACTTTGAATCAACGGTCTTGCGTGCTAATTTAGAAGCCGCCGAGATTATTCCGCGTCAACTTAAGTTAAGAGATGTTGGTGGCCAGATAGTAATTGACTTTATTGAAATGCGAGACCAGAACCATTGGCGTACGGTTGAAAAAACTTTGCGTAACGCCATGAAACACGATAGAGCACGCCATGACATTGGCAGAATAAGCCGTTTCGGATTAATGGAAATAGTACGTCAACGTCTTGCTTCATCGGCTATTTCCGTTAGTAGTGAAGTCTGTCCGCACTGTGTTGGAACAGGTATGCGCAGAAACCTTGAATGGCAAGCACTTCAGGCAATGAGAGATATTAATCGTCAACTGCGTAAGGCACAGGCTAATAATCAAGTTAAATTGATTTATCAGCTTGAAGCCGAACTCGCACTTTATCTATTAAATCATAAGCGTGAAAGATTGCTTGACTTTGAGCGGAGCTATCAAGTTATTTTAGAATTACAGCCGGCTCCGATTGCTATTGCCTAA
- a CDS encoding tRNA (adenine-N1)-methyltransferase: protein MPDYGDLIILTNPKGKRYLRRLEEKQDIHGNDGIILASDIKDAEYGSELISSKNVPYRLKRVTLHDLLTGLKRQTQIIYPKDSAYLCMRLGVGNGKKVIEAGSGSGSLTLALSWFAGEKGIVYTYEAREEFYNVCKKNLAWAGLGHNVVQYNRDIAEGFEQTDADALFLDVRTPWEYLDKILAAVKPGGSFAFLVPTVDQINKLLTAMEQKDFDDIEVSEILIRKWKPVADRLRPDDRMIAHTGFLIFARHQKRSELWDSQKPLGTRERKQEAAKKERLEASESEVLSGDILSGE from the coding sequence ATGCCAGATTACGGCGATTTGATTATACTAACAAACCCTAAGGGAAAACGCTATTTACGACGTTTGGAAGAAAAACAAGATATTCACGGTAATGACGGAATTATCCTTGCCTCTGATATTAAAGATGCTGAATATGGTTCGGAGCTTATCAGTTCTAAAAATGTGCCTTATCGCCTTAAAAGAGTTACCCTACACGACTTATTAACAGGTTTAAAACGCCAAACTCAAATTATTTATCCTAAAGATTCCGCTTATTTATGTATGCGTCTTGGGGTTGGTAACGGAAAAAAAGTTATTGAAGCCGGCTCAGGATCAGGCAGTTTAACCTTGGCTTTATCATGGTTTGCCGGTGAAAAAGGCATTGTTTATACCTATGAAGCCAGAGAAGAATTTTATAACGTCTGTAAAAAAAATCTCGCCTGGGCAGGACTCGGACACAACGTTGTTCAGTACAACAGGGATATTGCCGAAGGTTTTGAACAAACCGATGCTGATGCACTCTTTTTAGATGTGCGTACCCCTTGGGAATATTTAGATAAAATTCTTGCCGCCGTTAAGCCCGGTGGTTCTTTCGCTTTTTTAGTGCCGACTGTTGATCAAATAAATAAACTGCTTACAGCAATGGAACAAAAAGATTTTGACGACATTGAAGTAAGCGAAATTCTTATAAGAAAGTGGAAGCCAGTAGCAGACAGACTCCGTCCTGATGACCGCATGATTGCACACACCGGCTTTTTAATTTTTGCCAGACATCAAAAAAGATCAGAGCTTTGGGATAGCCAAAAACCTCTAGGCACAAGAGAACGTAAACAAGAAGCCGCAAAAAAAGAACGTTTAGAAGCCTCTGAGAGCGAGGTTTTATCAGGCGACATTTTATCAGGCGAGTAA
- a CDS encoding ABC-F family ATP-binding cassette domain-containing protein, with protein sequence MKISLQNLSKAYGSHNIINDFSCDLHSGLRLCVCGANGTGKSTLLKIIAGESSPDAGKVSFPKNCRIGYVKQELEEAELKNTLLDWVVDVLPDWKDFWAEWEEARLANDEEKLRSLHDKQVELEHLYGYNPEHRAKSVLSGLGFSERKFQLPLEKLSGGWRERAKLARVITAGSDLLLLDEPTNHLDLDAVEWLEDFLLSYEGILVFVAHDRFFMEKVGNHILYLGASKPLFRKGSFSKFVALQEEHELQKEREASRIQGEIEHKLDFVRRFKAKATKARQAGSRQKMAKKLEKELENYQPEVKRRELGFRWPEAPTSERLVLSVSNLSFSFPDQTKLWQGELDFSLYRGQKIALVGHNGCGKSTLLKLLVGRMEKEKGSVVFGNNVKIGFFSQHQLEILSAGNTVLSEIRRLSDPKLTEEELMSVLGLFMLGQNYFERTVSSLSGGEKSRLILASLFLARCNFLILDEPTNHLDLESREALVEALNNFTGTILMVAHDRYLLSEVAEQVWLLDNNGFTVYENGFLEYAEARKSLEKNNTKNNTQNTNSSDTQNNLTVNSFSKEEQKRLKREEAEQRNKTYRLVKPLQEEYEKLEHKLNLLITEESSLEQKLAEPETYADPKAMQEFLAKYNACKAESEKLLLKMSEIEEKITNLQ encoded by the coding sequence ATGAAAATATCTCTTCAAAACCTTAGCAAAGCCTACGGCAGTCATAATATTATTAATGACTTTTCTTGTGATTTACATTCCGGATTGCGTCTTTGTGTCTGCGGTGCGAACGGAACTGGAAAGTCTACCCTTTTAAAAATAATAGCCGGCGAATCTAGCCCTGATGCGGGTAAAGTTTCTTTTCCTAAAAACTGCCGTATTGGTTATGTTAAACAAGAGTTAGAAGAAGCTGAGTTAAAAAATACGCTCCTCGATTGGGTGGTAGATGTACTCCCTGATTGGAAAGATTTTTGGGCAGAGTGGGAAGAAGCCAGACTCGCTAATGATGAAGAAAAGTTACGCAGTTTACACGATAAACAAGTAGAACTTGAACATTTATACGGCTATAACCCCGAACATAGAGCAAAAAGCGTTTTGTCTGGTCTTGGGTTTTCTGAGCGTAAATTTCAACTCCCTTTAGAAAAACTCTCCGGTGGTTGGCGAGAGAGGGCTAAATTAGCTAGAGTTATTACTGCCGGTTCTGATTTATTATTATTAGACGAACCAACTAACCACTTGGACTTAGACGCTGTTGAATGGCTTGAAGATTTTTTATTATCTTATGAAGGCATTTTAGTCTTTGTCGCCCACGACCGTTTTTTTATGGAAAAGGTGGGTAATCATATTCTTTATCTAGGAGCTTCTAAACCTTTATTTAGAAAGGGTTCGTTTAGTAAGTTTGTCGCCTTACAAGAAGAACACGAACTGCAAAAAGAACGTGAAGCCAGTAGGATACAAGGAGAAATTGAACACAAACTCGATTTTGTCAGACGTTTTAAAGCTAAGGCGACTAAAGCGAGACAAGCTGGTTCTCGTCAAAAAATGGCGAAAAAACTAGAAAAAGAATTAGAAAATTATCAACCGGAAGTGAAAAGAAGAGAACTTGGATTTCGTTGGCCGGAAGCACCCACCTCTGAACGTCTTGTTTTAAGCGTTTCTAATTTGAGTTTTTCTTTTCCTGATCAGACAAAACTTTGGCAAGGTGAATTAGATTTTTCTTTATACAGAGGACAAAAGATTGCTCTTGTTGGGCATAATGGTTGTGGAAAATCTACCTTGCTCAAGTTGCTTGTCGGCAGAATGGAAAAAGAAAAAGGCAGTGTTGTTTTTGGCAACAATGTAAAAATTGGCTTTTTTAGCCAACACCAATTAGAAATTTTGAGTGCGGGCAACACGGTTTTAAGTGAAATTCGCAGGCTCTCTGACCCAAAGCTCACCGAAGAAGAATTAATGAGCGTTTTAGGCTTGTTTATGCTCGGGCAAAACTACTTTGAACGCACCGTCTCTTCGCTGTCTGGTGGTGAAAAAAGTAGGCTTATTTTAGCAAGTCTGTTTTTAGCACGCTGTAACTTTTTGATTTTAGACGAACCCACTAACCACCTCGATTTAGAAAGCAGAGAGGCTTTAGTTGAAGCTCTAAATAACTTTACCGGCACTATTTTAATGGTTGCTCACGACCGTTATTTATTGTCAGAAGTAGCGGAACAAGTTTGGCTTTTAGATAACAATGGTTTTACAGTTTATGAAAATGGTTTTTTAGAATATGCCGAAGCCAGAAAATCCTTAGAAAAAAATAATACTAAAAATAATACACAAAATACAAACAGCTCAGATACACAAAACAATTTAACGGTTAACTCTTTTAGCAAAGAAGAACAAAAACGCTTAAAAAGAGAAGAAGCGGAACAACGCAATAAAACTTATCGCCTCGTTAAACCGCTTCAAGAAGAATATGAAAAATTAGAACATAAATTGAATTTATTGATTACAGAAGAAAGTTCTTTGGAACAAAAACTCGCCGAACCTGAAACCTACGCTGATCCAAAAGCCATGCAAGAGTTTTTAGCTAAATATAACGCCTGTAAAGCCGAATCAGAGAAGCTTTTGCTTAAAATGAGCGAAATTGAAGAAAAAATAACGAATTTACAGTAA
- a CDS encoding ankyrin repeat domain-containing protein — MLKRITLLILVLLSNFLFSISAFAMNSQEFLDLCAKGSLAEVKKAIANGADVNTIDLNPNEGKGIATREYLGQTALMFALGNKDLAVLTELIKAGADVNATDGWCSTALMYAVQNTGADTAEIKELIKAGANVNAVDCQGGGTALTWAAYWNKEPDIIIELLKAGADINHKGEGQTALEIAKERNHTKIVELLIKAGAK; from the coding sequence GTGTTAAAACGCATAACTCTTTTAATTTTAGTATTATTATCAAACTTTTTGTTTTCTATTTCAGCGTTTGCGATGAATTCGCAGGAATTTCTTGATTTATGTGCAAAAGGTAGTTTAGCAGAAGTCAAAAAAGCTATTGCCAACGGTGCTGACGTTAATACTATTGATCTTAACCCTAACGAAGGTAAAGGAATAGCGACAAGAGAGTATCTTGGTCAAACCGCTTTGATGTTTGCACTTGGCAACAAAGACCTCGCAGTTTTAACAGAACTGATAAAAGCCGGGGCTGATGTGAATGCGACTGACGGTTGGTGTTCGACAGCGTTAATGTATGCTGTTCAAAATACAGGTGCAGATACGGCTGAAATAAAAGAATTAATAAAAGCGGGAGCCAATGTTAATGCGGTAGACTGCCAAGGTGGCGGTACTGCTTTAACTTGGGCAGCCTATTGGAATAAAGAGCCTGATATAATTATAGAACTGCTCAAAGCAGGGGCGGATATAAATCATAAAGGGGAAGGTCAAACAGCTTTAGAAATCGCTAAGGAGCGAAACCACACTAAAATTGTAGAGCTATTAATCAAGGCCGGAGCGAAGTAA
- a CDS encoding polysaccharide deacetylase family protein — protein MPIITYHSICNFKDRLCTPVELFAEQCATLAKSGWRGVSLEEAEAYFLKKKRLPRKSCLITFDDGYLDNYVYAEPILRQYGHCGTIFLVTDLIENQAVLRPNQDDLIKDQSLTSLLPNVHNPSLELRNGRTVRKIIFCNWAEIKKIQGTNTMQFAPHSLTHGRVVKNLSFRELQRPEERRGFFSVPPYKDIWGLPVFPLAHALLQPGYKLNPELFELIQSMVPQDLQTAKIFLSDKKNSSAVIQEIKKIKNLGVLESESEFRLRLQNEFSGCRNIFKEKLGLEPKSFCFPWGSYSDITLEEGQKAGFKLFYTTKLGTNTASDVLELKRFYASYNNGKKIVKILNALSIAPLAKLYFRWKK, from the coding sequence TTGCCCATTATTACATATCATTCTATCTGCAATTTTAAAGACAGGCTTTGTACGCCTGTTGAGTTATTTGCGGAACAGTGTGCAACTTTGGCAAAAAGTGGTTGGCGTGGCGTAAGCTTGGAAGAGGCAGAGGCATATTTTTTAAAGAAAAAACGCCTACCACGTAAAAGTTGTTTAATTACTTTTGATGATGGTTATTTAGATAATTACGTTTATGCCGAACCTATTTTACGCCAATATGGACATTGCGGAACGATTTTTTTAGTTACTGACTTAATAGAAAATCAAGCTGTATTGCGTCCAAACCAAGATGATTTAATAAAAGATCAAAGCCTGACAAGCCTGTTACCAAATGTTCATAACCCTTCGCTTGAGTTGCGCAATGGGCGTACCGTACGTAAGATTATTTTTTGTAATTGGGCTGAAATAAAAAAAATACAGGGAACAAATACAATGCAGTTTGCCCCTCACTCTTTAACCCATGGGCGTGTTGTAAAAAACTTAAGCTTTAGAGAACTTCAACGCCCGGAAGAACGGAGAGGTTTTTTTAGTGTTCCGCCTTATAAAGATATTTGGGGTTTACCTGTTTTTCCTTTGGCCCATGCTTTATTACAACCAGGATATAAACTTAACCCGGAGTTGTTTGAGTTAATTCAAAGTATGGTGCCTCAAGATTTACAAACCGCAAAAATATTTTTATCCGATAAAAAAAACTCTTCTGCTGTGATTCAAGAAATCAAAAAAATAAAAAACTTAGGTGTGTTAGAAAGTGAAAGCGAGTTTCGCCTAAGATTACAAAATGAATTTTCAGGTTGTAGAAATATTTTTAAAGAAAAGCTTGGTCTTGAACCCAAAAGCTTTTGTTTTCCTTGGGGCTCTTACAGTGATATTACCTTGGAAGAAGGACAAAAAGCCGGCTTTAAACTCTTTTATACGACTAAATTAGGCACGAATACTGCGAGTGATGTTTTAGAATTAAAAAGATTTTATGCTTCATACAATAACGGCAAAAAAATTGTAAAAATTTTAAATGCGTTGTCGATTGCACCGTTGGCGAAGCTATATTTTCGTTGGAAGAAATAA